The following coding sequences are from one Xiphophorus couchianus chromosome 22, X_couchianus-1.0, whole genome shotgun sequence window:
- the cnrip1b gene encoding CB1 cannabinoid receptor-interacting protein 1b, with translation MADVPQVVKIGISLKMLPNNSAVFFKSDGARFGQTRTIKLLTGSKYKIEVVVKPGAVQATSMSVGGVTFPLEQQSKDPQSAVYTGQYDTEGVAHTKSGERQPVQINIQFTEAGSFETVWQVKFYNYNKRDHCQWGNSFNSIEYECKPNDTRTLMWINKEMFV, from the exons ATGGCCGACGTTCCCCAGGTCGTCAAAATCGGGATTTCCCTGAAGATGCTTCCGAACAACAGCGCGGTGTTCTTCAAGTCGGACGGAGCAAGGTTCGGACAGACGCGCACCATCAAGCTGCTGACCGGCTCCAAGTACAAGATCGAAGTGGTGGTGAAACCGGGAGCGGTCCAGGCCAC CTCCATGAGTGTGGGTGGAGTGACCTTTCCCTTGGAGCAACAATCCAAAGACCCGCAGTCTGCGGTTTACACCGGTCAGTATGACACTGAGGGGGTGGCACACACAAAGAGTGGAGAAAGGCAGCCAGTTCAAATCAACATACAG TTCACAGAGGCGGGATCATTTGAAACCGTGTGGCAGGTGAAATTCTACAACTACAACAAGAGGGACCACTGCCAGTGGGGCAACAGCTTTAACAGCATCGAGTACGAATGCAAACCCAACGACACGCGCACGCTCATGTGGATCAACAAAGAGATGTTCGTCTGA